The Constrictibacter sp. MBR-5 region CAGCCGCGCCTTGATCTGGGTGCGCTGCGGGCGGCCGTCCACGTCGAGCACGCCGCCGATCGAAGCCACCACGTCGCTGTCGCCGCGCAGCAGTTCGAAATCGGCGTCGGGAATGCGCCAGGACCGCTTCAGCTGCGCGTCGCGCATGAGCACGTCGGCATCGTCGACCGATACCCGGCGCAGATATCCCGTGATCCGGTCGGGGTCCGGCGGCTGCAGCAGATCGGCGATGATCCAGGCGGCGGCGCTCTCCTCGCCCGCCGCGGCAGCGTCGGCCTTCACGGCTTCCCCCGACGGCGGATCGGCAGGCTGGTCGAGGCCCAACTGGACGGAACCAGATTCGGAGCGGGACAGCCGCACCCGCACCCCGCTCAGCTCGATCGCCTGCGGCGCGATCATCCCCCGCGCGAGAGCCCGCGAACTGAGCGTCAGGCGCAGCCGCGGCGTGCCCGCCACCGAAACGCCCGCGCCGTCGACGACCCGCACGCCCTCGGCCTGAAGCTGGAGGAAGCCGACGGGGTCGACGAGCACGCGGTCGACCCGCACGAAGAGGCCGCGCTCGGGCTGGCTCAGCGCGCGCTCGATCGGCGCGACGAGGAGATCCAATGCGATCGGACCCTGCGACATCCGCCAGGCGATAAGCCCGACCAGCACGAGCAGCCCCGTGACGCCGGCGGCCAGACTCCATGCCAGCGAGCGGAAAATCCGGGATCTCAAGATGAGGTTTCGCCCCAGGACGAGCTTGACCGCGCTCGCCGCTTTCGCTCAGTGTGCCTCCAGATTTCGACAAGATGGCCATGTTCCTGGACGGCATCAAGGAAATGCCGCTGCCCGCCAGCGCGCAGGCGGCGGCGACCGGTCTCACCGCCTGGGCGGATGCGGCACGGCGGGGCGAGGATGCGGCACTGGCCGCCCGGGCCGAGGCCGTCGCCGTGCATCCGGCGGGCCGGGCGCTGCTCGAAGGCATCTTCGGCTGCAGCCCCCACCTCACCGCCGAGATGACGCGCGACCCGGCCTTCGCCTGCGGCCTGCTCGAGACCGGGCCCGATGCCGCGTTCGACGCCGCGATGGCGGAACTCGCGGCCCTGCCGGCGACGCCGCTGCCGAACGATGCCGTGATGACGGCGCTCCGCCGCGGCAAGCGACGCGGCAGCCTTGCGATCGCGCTCGCCGACATCACCGGCACCTGGCCGCTCGAACGGGTGACCGACGCCCTGAGCCGGCTCGCCGAGGCGACGCTCGACGGGGCCGTCGCCCGGGTGCTGCGGGAGGCGGCGGAGCTGCGTGGGATAGACATGCCGGAACAGGGCGACCCGCTACCGGACTGCGGGCTGATCGTGCTCGGCATGGGCAAGCTCGGCGCCGGCGAACTCAACTATTCCAGCGACGTCGACCTCATCCTTCTCTACGACGAGGAGCGGGTCCGGACGTCGAAGCCCGACCGGCTGAACCAGACCTTCGTGCGCATGGCCCGCAACCTCGTCCGCCTGATGAGCGAGCGCACCGCCGACGGCTACGTCTTCCGCACCGACCTGCGGCTGCGGCCGGACCCGGCATCGACACCGCTCGCCATGTCGACCCAGGCGGCGGAGGCTTATTACGAGAGCATGGGGCAGAACTGGGAGCGTGCCGCCATGCTGAAGGCGCGTCCGGTCGCCGGCGACCGGACTGCCGGCGAGGCCTTCCTGCAGCACCTGCGGCCGTTCGTCTGGCGCCGCAGCCTGGACTTCGAGACGATCCGCGACATCCACTCGATCAAGCGGCAGATCAACGCGCACCGCGGCGGTGCGAGCATCGCGGTCGCCGGCCACAACGTGAAGCTCGGCCGCGGCGGCATCCGCGAGATCGAGTTCTTCGCCCAGACGCAGCAACTCATCTGGGGCGGCCGCGATCCCGCCCTGCGCGAGCGCGCCACGGTGCCCGCCCTCGCCGCCCTGGCGGCGGCCGGCCATATAGACGACGCCGCGCGCGACGAGATGGCCGAGGCCTACCGTTACCTGCGCCGGGTGGAGCACCGGCTGCAGATGGTCGCCGACCAGCAGACCCACAGCCTGCCCGCCGCCGACGGCTTGACGGCGATCGCGCGCTTTCTGGGCTATGCCGACGGCCCGGCCTTTGAACGCGAGATCCGGCAGCGGCTGGAGACCGTCGAGGGACACTACGCCGTCCTGTTCGAGGAGGAAGCCTCGCTGAGCGGACCGGGGAACCTGGTCTTCACCGGCGCCGACGACGATCCCGACACGATCGAGACCCTGCGCGGCATGGGGTTCCGCGAACCCGCCACGGTCGCCGGCATGGTGCGCGGCTGGCATCACGGCCGCGTGCGGCCGACGCGTAGCGTGCGCGCCCGCGAGCTCCTGACCGAGCTGATGCCGACCCTTCTCGGCGAGCTCGCCAAGACTCCTGACCCGGACGCGGCGATCCGCAAGTTCGATGCCTTCCTGGCGGGCCTTCCGGCGGGCGTGCAGCTCTTCTCGCTGTTCCACGCCAATCCCAGCCTGCTCTCCCTCGTCGCCGAGATCATGGGCGCGTCGCGCCATCTGGCAGACCGGCTCAGCCGCCACCCGGTGGTCCTCGACGCTGTGCTGACCGAGGGCTTTTTCGCGCCACCGCCGCCGAAGGCGGAGATCGAGGCCGAACTGAACGAGGCGTTCGGGCTGGTCGGCGACCTACAGGACGCGCTGGATGCCGCGCGGCGCTGGGCCAACGACCGCAAGTTCCAGATCGGCGTGCAGATGCTGCGCGGCACGCTGGACCCGCTCGACGCCTGCCGGGCGCTCTCTGACGTCGCCGACATCGCGATCGCGCGCTTGCAGGCCGCGGTGACCGCCGATTTCGCCGCACAGCACGGCGACTTCCCCGACGACGGGCTCGCCGTCGTCGCCTTCGGCAAGCTCGGCAGCCGCGAACTCACCGTGACGTCAGACCTGGATCTGGTCACCGTCTACGATGCGCCGGTCGACGCCCGCTCCGGCGGCCCCCGCCCGCTGGCCGCGGCGCCCTATCACATCCGGCTGACCCAGCGCCTGGTCACCGCGATCACCAGCCAGACCGGCGAAGGCAAGCTCTACGAGGCCGACCTGCGGCTGCGGCCGGCCGGCAACGACGGGCCGCTGGCGACCCACCTCGACTATCTCAGCACCTACGAACGCCAGTCCGCCTGGACCTGGGAGCATATGGCGCTGACCCGGGCCCGGCCGATCAGCGGCCCAGCCGCCCTGCAGGAACGGATCAGGGCGCTGCGCGACGAGGTGCTGCGCGCCGAGCGCGACCCGTTGCGCCTGCTGGCGGACGTGGCGGGGATGCGCGAGCGGATCGCGAAGTCGAACCGCACGCCCCAGGCGTGGGACGTCAAGCACATGCGCGGCGGCCTCATCGACGTCGAGTTCATCGCGCAGTACCTGATCCTCCGGCATGCCCGCGCGCATCCGGAGGTCATCGCCGTCGAGACACCCGAAGCCTTCCGGCGCCTCGCCGCCGCCGATGTCCTGTCGCAGACGGCCGCCGACGATCTGGTCGCCGCTCACGCGCTGTGGCTCCGGACCCAGCAGATCCTGCGCCTCACCGCCGACGAGCGCTTCGATGCGGAACAGGCGCCGGAGGCGCTGCGCGAACTGATCTCCCGCGGCGCCGGCTGCGTAGACTTCGCGGATCTGAGCGAGCGTTTCGCGCACTATGCCGAACGCGCCCGCTCGCTCTACGAGGAGATCGTCGCCGGCCCGGCGGCGGAGATCGCGGACGACACCACGGACAGGACGGAGTGAGGGGATGAGCGTCGAACCCGGCAAGCCCGCACCGGCATTCACGATGAAGACCGACGGCGGCGGCGAGGTCTCGCTGGACGGCCTGCGCGGCAAGAAGGTGGTGCTGTATTTCTACCCGAAGGACGACACCCCCGGCTGCACCAAGGAGGCCTGCGGCTTCCGCGACAGCATCGCGGATTTCGAGGCGGCCAACACGGTGCTGATCGGGGTCTCACCGGACGGCGTCGCGTCGCACGACAAGTTCAAGGCGAAGTACCAGCTGCCCTTCACGCTGGGCTCCGACGCCGAGCATGCCGTCGCCGAGGCCTACGGCTCCTGGGTCGAGAAGAGCATGTACGGCCGCAAGTATATGGGCGTCGACCGATCGACCTTCCTGATCGACGAGACCGGGCAGCTCAAGGCCGTCTGGCGCAAGGTGAAGGTGCCGGGCCATGTGGAGGAAGTGCTCGCCGCCGCACGCGACGGCTGAGTCCGGCAGCCGATCACTCGTCTTCCTTGGCGCTGTTGCCGGCGCGCTGCTGCAACACCTCCTCCAGCGACCGGAGACGGCGTAGCAGATAGGGGCTCACCTCGCGCTGCACCGCCGACGGGCGGGAGGTGCGCAGTGCCGCTGGCGCCTCCGTGGCCATCGGGGGCGCCTCGCCGGTCTCGCGACCCTCCGGCACCGACCCGCCGAGCGGCTCCCCGTCGCGTTGGCAGTCGCAGCGGGGATGGCCGGCGGTGCGGTTCGTCAGTGGATCGGGTCCGTACCAAGGCGGGCGCGCCATGATCGGGCGGCCGTGCATCAGTCGGTATGCCGGGTTGATGGACATCGAGGATCGCCGTGGACGTCCAGCCGCGGGGTTGGATGTCGGCCGCGTCGCATGGAGCGTTGCAATCTGCGACGCGATCCGCGCCGCCGGAAGTCGGTTGAGAGGGAGAACAGCGCGGGAATCCAACGGTTCCCGTGCCGGCCCATTTGGTCCGTCGATTGCTTAGCCCGCCACGACAGCGCAGACGGAGTACCCACGATGGACCATGCCACCACCCTCACCGTCATCCACGCCGGCTTCGGCGACATCCTGATCCAGGCGGCCATCGTCGCGGTGGCGGGCCTCTGGGCCTGCGTGCCCTTCTCCGTGTTCGGCGTGCGGCGGCGCCTGGATTCCATCGCGGACGCGCAGCGCGACCATTCGGAAGCGCTCACCGAGGAACTTCGGCGTTTCCGCAACCTCGCCGTCACCACCACCGCCGCCCCGGTCCGGCGAGAAACCCCGGAGGCTCCCGCGCCGATGCCGCGCCGCAGCCCGCGGGTCGTATCCGCGGCCTGACCGGCTCCCGTCGAATGGGTGCGATCTAGCGGTCCGGCAGGTCCCGCCGGGGCGGCTCGTCGTCGGGCCGGCGCGGCGGCTCCCGCGGATCGACCTCGTCGAAGTCGCCTTCGATGATCGGCCCGGTGCGGTCGTCACGCGCTGCCCCCGCCCCCCGCCCCCAGGGGCTGCCGCCGGGGGTACCGCCGAAGGGCCCCGGGTCGGGGCCGCCACCGCCGCCGAAGCCGCCCGTCATGCCCGGCCCCGGCCGCAGAGTGACGTGCCGCATCGCATAGGCTCGCAGTACCTCGCGAACCGGCGGCAGCAGCAGAAGCAGGCCGACGGCATCGGTGAAGAAGCCCGGCGTCAGCAGCAGCACGCCGCCGATCAGGATGCACACCCCGTCGAACAGCTCACGCGCCGGAAATCCCCCGCGGTCCAGGGTGGCGCGGGCACTCTGCAGCGCCCGGAAGCCCTGGGATCGCAGCAGCGCCGTACCGGCGACGGCCGTGGCCAGCACGATCAGCAGGGTGGGGAACAGGCCGATCAGTCCGCCGACCTGGATAAAAATCGCGATCTCGATGATCGGTACGGCGACGAACGCCAAGAGCACTGCGTATGCCATCCTTGCCCTTTCCGGGGCGACCACTTATGTCTCTTCGAGCCCTAGTCGTCCGCACTGCCGGCCTGTCGTCTCGGCATGCAAGGCAACGGGCGTTCTGGTTGCCGGCGCCGGATTTCTCGGGCGTCCCCCGAACGACACCGTCCCACCGGAGCGGTCGTAATGGAAGGCGGATTTCCCTTCGTCGACATCATCTTCTTCGCGATGGTCGCCGCCTTTCTTGTGCTGCGCCTGCGGAGTGTGCTCGGCCGTCGTACCGGCAACGAGCGGCCCCGCAACGCCGGCTATGGGAAACCTGCCGCCGACTCGCGAGCGAACGACAATGTGGTCGCGCTGCCGGACCGCAGCAAGTCGACCGTCGCGGCCGATTCTCCCGCGGCGGCCGGGCTGGCCCAGATCAAGATCGCCGCACCCGCCTTCAGCGAAGCCGAGTTCCTCAAGGGCGCCCGCGCGGCGTTCGAGATGATCGTCACCGCCTTCGCCAACGGCGATCGCGACACCCTGCGGCCGCTCACCAGCGGCGAGGTCTATGCCAATCTGGAGAGCGTCATCCGTGAGCGTGAAGCCGCGGGACATGCGCTCGATTCCACCCTGGTGGGCGTGAAGTCGGTGGACATCGTCGGTGCCGGCATCGACGAACGCGAGGCGCACATCACCGTGAAGTTCGTCTCCGAGCAGGTGAACGTCACCCGTGACGGCGAGGGCGAGGTGGTCTCCGGCCGCACCGATCTGGTCGACGAGGTGACGGACATCTGGACCTTCGCGCGCGACATCCGCTCGCAGGATCCCAACTGGTACCTGATCGCCACCCGCACGCCCGAATAGGTCGTTCCCCGATGCCGTTCGCGATCCGGGGGCTGCGGCGCCTCGCGGCGCTGTCGCTTCTGTGTCTCGCCGTCGCCTGCGGCAGGGAGCAGCAGACCGAGACGACCGCCCCCGAACAACCGGACCGGCTGACGCTGGCGGCCGTCGGCTTTGACGCCCTTCCGGGCTGGGGCGCCGACGATCCCCGCAAGGCGCTCGGCGCCTTCCTCCGCTCCTGCAGCCGCATGGCCGGCCTGCCCGCCGACCGCGCGATGGGCGACCTGCGCGAGTTCGGCAGCGCCGGCCGGTGGCAGGCGATCTGTCGCGAGGCCGCGGCCGCGAAGCCCGCCGACGCCGCAGCGGCCCGCCGCTTCTTCGAGGATCGCTTCCGCCCCTGGCGTGCGGCGAACGGCGACGAGGCCGAAGGACTGTTCACCGGCTATTACGAGCCGGAGCTGCGCGGATCGCGGACCCGGCAGGGTCCCTACACGATCCCCCTCATGAAGCGCCCGCCGGATCTCGTGACCGTCGATCTCGGCGCCTTCCGCGACAGCCTCAAGGGCGAGCGGATTGCGGGCCGCATCGTCGACGGCGCGCTCCGCCCCTATGCAGACCGGGCTGCGATCGAGACCGGCGCTCTCGACGGGCGCGGCCTCGAACTGCTCTGGGTGGACGACCCGGTCGCGGCCTTCTTCCTGCACATCCAGGGGTCGGGTCGCGTCGTGCTTCCCGACGGCGGCGCGGTGCGGGTCGGCTACGCCGCGCAGAACGGCCATCGCTACTTCGCGGTGGGTCGCGACCTGATCGAGCGCGGTGCCGTCGCCAAGGAAGACATGTCGCTCCAGGCCATCCGCGACTGGATGCGCGCCAACCCCGACGAAGCGCCCGCCCTGATGCGGCGCAATCCGTCCTACGTCTTCTTCCGCGAGCTGTCGGGCGAGGGTCCGATCGGCGCGCAGGGCGCCCCCCTCACCCCCGGCCGCAGCCTCGCCGTGGATCCGCGCTTCGTACCCTATGGCGTGCCGGTCTGGCTGGACGCCGACCATCCACTGACGGACGACCGCCCGATCCGCCGCCTGCTGGTCGCCCAGGACACCGGCGGCGCGATCCGGGGCCCCGTCCGCGGCGACCTGTTTTGGGGCGCCGGCGCCGAGGCCGAGGCCGCCGCCGGGCGCATGAAGTCGCGCGGCGGCTACTACCTCCTGCTGCCGAAGTGACCCCCGCTCCCCGCGCCCTCCCCCGCGTCAGCGGAGCAGGGTCGCGGCGTGGGCGCCGCGCCGCGTAAGCGTCGCGACGAAGGCCTCCTCGAAGCCGTCCGGCACGGAGCCGCGGACGGTTTCGTCGGCAAGCAGCGCTTCCGACCAGGCGCGGATCAGCGCGAACGGGCCGAGCAGGCCGCTCTGCAGCCGCCGCTCGACCAGACCGAAGCGCTGCAGGAACGGCGCGTAGGCGGCATCGACGAGACTCAACCGCTCGCCGTTGAAGTAGGGGCCGTCGTTGCCCCGCTCCTCCGCCAACGCCTTCTCTACCCGCCCGAGGGCCGATGGCGCAGACTTCAGCCCTTCCTGCATCGCCGCCTCGGAGGTGGCGTAGTAGACGCCGCTCAGGGCACGTGCGAAGTCGGGCACGAAGTCCGTCCAGGCCCGGTTGCGGGCCCGCTTCAGTGGATCCTCCGGGTGCAGCCGCGGCGACACCGTCTCGTCGAGATATTCGGCGATGGCGTTGGATTCGAAGAGCGGGACGTCGTCGACCCGAAGCACGGGGACCTTGCCGTGCGGCGAGATTCGCAGGAACCAGTCCGGCTTGTCGCGAAGGTCGATATAGGTCGTCTCGAAGGCGACCCCTTTGGCACGCAGGGCAATCACGGCCCGCTGTACCCAGGGTCAGGTGATCGAACTCACCAGATGATAGCGAACGCTCACGCGGGATGCTCCTCTGCCCTGTCGATGCTGCCGAAGGTAGCACGACAGGACGCGGCACGCATCGCCGCATCGGCGCCCTGCGTGCGATCCGACGGATGCCGAGCGGCGTCGGCGTCCCCATCTCATCCTTGCGGAGCGACACGTCCGCGGCGGGAGAGTCCGATGCCCAGATTGCCCATGCTCGCTTTGTCGGCGGCCCTCGCGGCCAGCGCCTGCACCGGGGACGGCCTCGGCGGGCGGAGCGCCGGGACAGCGGCGCCGTCGGGCACCTCGCACGACGATCCGCAGGGCGTCGAACTCAACTATTTCAAGCGGGCGCACGAAGGCACGATCCCGCTGCTGACCGGTAGCGGCGAGACGGCACAGGTTCGCGAGGTGGTCATCCGCACCGGGCGGGGCACCCTGGCCGCATCGGCGGCCGACGGGGTCGCCACGATCGACCAGAACCGGCTGCGGCTCAGCGGCGCGCCGGTGGTTGGCGGACTCTTCCAGCACCGCTACAGCCTGGACGACATCCAGGAGCGCGACCGGGTCGGGACCGCCTATCTCGGCGAAGAACGGCTGTTCGTCGATCTCGACCGCAGCGACCGGTACCAGCCGGTCACTCGGATCGTCGTGCTGAACCAGCAGAACGCCCACGAACTCCAGGCGCCGCCGCGGTCCAGCCGCGACCTCAGCCTGCCGACCGGAACGCCGGCCGGCGGCGCTTACCTCAAGGACGGCGAGACGCTGATCGTCGTCATCGAGCCGACGATCCTGCGCAGCAACATCTTCAAGAACCTGCTGTAGGTCTCGCCACTCCCACTGTCA contains the following coding sequences:
- a CDS encoding Tim44/TimA family putative adaptor protein — protein: MEGGFPFVDIIFFAMVAAFLVLRLRSVLGRRTGNERPRNAGYGKPAADSRANDNVVALPDRSKSTVAADSPAAAGLAQIKIAAPAFSEAEFLKGARAAFEMIVTAFANGDRDTLRPLTSGEVYANLESVIREREAAGHALDSTLVGVKSVDIVGAGIDEREAHITVKFVSEQVNVTRDGEGEVVSGRTDLVDEVTDIWTFARDIRSQDPNWYLIATRTPE
- a CDS encoding FxsA family protein, with amino-acid sequence MAYAVLLAFVAVPIIEIAIFIQVGGLIGLFPTLLIVLATAVAGTALLRSQGFRALQSARATLDRGGFPARELFDGVCILIGGVLLLTPGFFTDAVGLLLLLPPVREVLRAYAMRHVTLRPGPGMTGGFGGGGGPDPGPFGGTPGGSPWGRGAGAARDDRTGPIIEGDFDEVDPREPPRRPDDEPPRRDLPDR
- a CDS encoding murein transglycosylase A, which gives rise to MPFAIRGLRRLAALSLLCLAVACGREQQTETTAPEQPDRLTLAAVGFDALPGWGADDPRKALGAFLRSCSRMAGLPADRAMGDLREFGSAGRWQAICREAAAAKPADAAAARRFFEDRFRPWRAANGDEAEGLFTGYYEPELRGSRTRQGPYTIPLMKRPPDLVTVDLGAFRDSLKGERIAGRIVDGALRPYADRAAIETGALDGRGLELLWVDDPVAAFFLHIQGSGRVVLPDGGAVRVGYAAQNGHRYFAVGRDLIERGAVAKEDMSLQAIRDWMRANPDEAPALMRRNPSYVFFRELSGEGPIGAQGAPLTPGRSLAVDPRFVPYGVPVWLDADHPLTDDRPIRRLLVAQDTGGAIRGPVRGDLFWGAGAEAEAAAGRMKSRGGYYLLLPK
- a CDS encoding bifunctional [glutamine synthetase] adenylyltransferase/[glutamine synthetase]-adenylyl-L-tyrosine phosphorylase, with protein sequence MAMFLDGIKEMPLPASAQAAATGLTAWADAARRGEDAALAARAEAVAVHPAGRALLEGIFGCSPHLTAEMTRDPAFACGLLETGPDAAFDAAMAELAALPATPLPNDAVMTALRRGKRRGSLAIALADITGTWPLERVTDALSRLAEATLDGAVARVLREAAELRGIDMPEQGDPLPDCGLIVLGMGKLGAGELNYSSDVDLILLYDEERVRTSKPDRLNQTFVRMARNLVRLMSERTADGYVFRTDLRLRPDPASTPLAMSTQAAEAYYESMGQNWERAAMLKARPVAGDRTAGEAFLQHLRPFVWRRSLDFETIRDIHSIKRQINAHRGGASIAVAGHNVKLGRGGIREIEFFAQTQQLIWGGRDPALRERATVPALAALAAAGHIDDAARDEMAEAYRYLRRVEHRLQMVADQQTHSLPAADGLTAIARFLGYADGPAFEREIRQRLETVEGHYAVLFEEEASLSGPGNLVFTGADDDPDTIETLRGMGFREPATVAGMVRGWHHGRVRPTRSVRARELLTELMPTLLGELAKTPDPDAAIRKFDAFLAGLPAGVQLFSLFHANPSLLSLVAEIMGASRHLADRLSRHPVVLDAVLTEGFFAPPPPKAEIEAELNEAFGLVGDLQDALDAARRWANDRKFQIGVQMLRGTLDPLDACRALSDVADIAIARLQAAVTADFAAQHGDFPDDGLAVVAFGKLGSRELTVTSDLDLVTVYDAPVDARSGGPRPLAAAPYHIRLTQRLVTAITSQTGEGKLYEADLRLRPAGNDGPLATHLDYLSTYERQSAWTWEHMALTRARPISGPAALQERIRALRDEVLRAERDPLRLLADVAGMRERIAKSNRTPQAWDVKHMRGGLIDVEFIAQYLILRHARAHPEVIAVETPEAFRRLAAADVLSQTAADDLVAAHALWLRTQQILRLTADERFDAEQAPEALRELISRGAGCVDFADLSERFAHYAERARSLYEEIVAGPAAEIADDTTDRTE
- the bcp gene encoding thioredoxin-dependent thiol peroxidase; translated protein: MSVEPGKPAPAFTMKTDGGGEVSLDGLRGKKVVLYFYPKDDTPGCTKEACGFRDSIADFEAANTVLIGVSPDGVASHDKFKAKYQLPFTLGSDAEHAVAEAYGSWVEKSMYGRKYMGVDRSTFLIDETGQLKAVWRKVKVPGHVEEVLAAARDG
- a CDS encoding glutathione S-transferase family protein, encoding MSVRYHLVSSITUPWVQRAVIALRAKGVAFETTYIDLRDKPDWFLRISPHGKVPVLRVDDVPLFESNAIAEYLDETVSPRLHPEDPLKRARNRAWTDFVPDFARALSGVYYATSEAAMQEGLKSAPSALGRVEKALAEERGNDGPYFNGERLSLVDAAYAPFLQRFGLVERRLQSGLLGPFALIRAWSEALLADETVRGSVPDGFEEAFVATLTRRGAHAATLLR